The following are encoded together in the Bacteroidales bacterium MB20-C3-3 genome:
- the tet(36) gene encoding tetracycline resistance ribosomal protection protein Tet(36), translating to MKTINIGILAHIDAGKTSITENLLFASGATEVRGSVDKGNTTTDSMDIEKRRGITVRASTTSIQWNDTKINIIDTPGHMDFLAEVERTFRMLDGAILVVSAKEGIQAQTRLLFNVLQQLEIPAILFINKIDREGVNLNQLYFEIQNSLSKDILLMQSVDGKILTSSCTIHNISEKDRETILEKDDSLLEKYLSDTQLSNSDYWSSMIHLVQFAKLHPIYHGSAMYGIGIEDLLNSITTFIETSLPQENDLSAYVYKIEHNKKEQKRAYLKIIGGSLRTRKSYNLNGSDENLKIRSLKTFYAGNEIDVDEVSTNDIAILDHAESLMVGDYLGTMPSLFDKLNIPSPALKSSIHPAKVEDRSKLISAMNVLSVEDPSLTFGINADNNELEVSLYGATQREVILTLLEERFSVDAYFEEVKTIYKERLKTKSEYTIHIEVPPNPYWASIGLIIEPLPIGAGLTIESDISLGYLNQSFQNAVFDGVKKACESGLYGWEVTDLKVTFSHGIYYSPVSTPADFRSLAPYVFRLALQQADVELLEPILDFKLQIPIAVNARAITDINKMQGEISTITSDGDWTTILGEIPLDTSKEYSAEVSSYTQGLGIFVTRFSGYQITNKKVSRSVELNEKDKLMYMFEKELG from the coding sequence ATGAAAACTATAAATATAGGTATTCTTGCACATATTGATGCAGGAAAAACCTCCATTACTGAGAACTTGCTATTTGCTAGTGGAGCAACTGAGGTACGTGGAAGTGTGGACAAAGGTAATACCACAACCGATTCGATGGATATTGAAAAACGAAGAGGTATCACCGTTAGAGCTTCTACAACGTCTATTCAATGGAACGATACAAAGATTAATATTATCGACACTCCTGGACACATGGACTTTCTAGCAGAAGTGGAACGCACTTTTAGAATGCTAGATGGTGCTATTCTTGTGGTGTCTGCTAAAGAGGGTATTCAAGCTCAAACGAGATTGTTGTTCAATGTCTTGCAACAACTAGAAATTCCAGCCATTCTATTTATCAACAAAATAGATAGAGAGGGAGTAAATCTAAATCAGCTTTATTTCGAAATACAAAATAGCCTTTCAAAAGATATTCTTCTTATGCAATCCGTTGATGGCAAGATTTTAACTTCTAGCTGTACAATACACAACATATCAGAAAAGGACAGAGAAACAATTTTGGAGAAAGATGATTCTTTGCTTGAAAAATACTTAAGCGATACGCAACTCTCAAATTCAGACTATTGGAGTTCAATGATTCATCTTGTTCAATTCGCTAAACTACATCCTATCTACCATGGCTCAGCAATGTATGGCATTGGTATCGAAGATTTGCTAAACTCAATCACTACTTTTATTGAAACATCTCTACCTCAAGAGAACGATTTATCTGCCTATGTCTATAAAATTGAGCATAATAAGAAGGAACAGAAACGAGCCTATCTAAAGATTATAGGGGGAAGCCTTAGAACAAGAAAATCATACAACCTCAATGGCTCAGATGAGAATCTGAAAATAAGAAGTTTAAAGACCTTTTACGCTGGAAACGAAATAGATGTAGATGAAGTTTCTACAAACGATATTGCAATTTTAGACCATGCCGAAAGTCTGATGGTAGGTGATTATTTAGGAACAATGCCAAGTTTATTTGATAAATTGAATATTCCTAGTCCTGCTCTCAAATCATCTATACATCCTGCCAAAGTAGAGGATAGGAGTAAATTAATTTCTGCTATGAATGTATTATCGGTAGAAGATCCATCTTTAACGTTTGGTATCAATGCTGATAATAATGAGCTAGAAGTTTCTCTTTATGGAGCAACTCAACGGGAAGTTATTTTGACTTTGTTGGAGGAGCGATTTTCGGTAGATGCTTACTTTGAAGAGGTGAAAACGATTTATAAGGAACGTCTGAAAACGAAATCGGAATACACCATTCATATCGAAGTGCCACCTAATCCTTATTGGGCATCTATTGGCTTGATTATAGAACCTTTGCCAATCGGTGCGGGACTTACGATAGAGAGCGATATTTCATTGGGCTACTTGAATCAATCTTTTCAGAATGCAGTATTCGATGGAGTCAAGAAAGCCTGTGAATCGGGTTTGTATGGCTGGGAAGTAACCGACCTTAAAGTCACTTTTTCTCACGGAATCTATTATAGTCCAGTGAGCACACCTGCCGACTTTAGAAGTTTAGCTCCCTATGTTTTTCGATTGGCTTTACAACAAGCTGATGTTGAGTTGTTGGAGCCAATCTTAGATTTTAAATTGCAAATTCCAATAGCTGTGAATGCTAGGGCTATTACAGACATCAACAAGATGCAAGGCGAAATATCTACTATTACTTCAGATGGTGATTGGACTACTATTTTGGGTGAAATTCCTTTAGATACTAGTAAAGAATACTCAGCAGAAGTCAGCTCCTACACTCAAGGCTTGGGCATTTTTGTTACTCGATTTTCGGGCTATCAAATCACCAATAAAAAGGTAAGCAGAAGTGTAGAACTGAATGAAAAAGATAAATTGATGTATATGTTTGAGAAGGAATTAGGATAA
- a CDS encoding LiaF domain-containing protein, with protein sequence MHVINNGGSPRRDGHGAIIAAAAIIILGVLFLGRNLGFINHGILRVVISWQMLLIFLGAVALSKRNNTGGAILIGVGLFFIVPRLTGAGMYWAATWWPLLLIAVGVILVIRFLRPDSPLRTGFRGHNFANDVTYKSDKGYVDSEVSFGSVNHIVVDPVFKGARIRNNFGATILDLRRTTLEEADTFIDIDCNFGGVEIFVPYGWTVTSQIKNFLGGTDDKRFRASEAPGDGKRLILRGNVSFGGVEVKG encoded by the coding sequence ATGCATGTAATAAACAACGGAGGCAGCCCCCGCAGAGATGGACACGGTGCCATAATAGCTGCAGCAGCAATTATTATTTTAGGAGTTCTCTTCTTGGGGAGAAATCTTGGATTTATTAATCACGGAATCCTGAGAGTCGTAATCTCCTGGCAGATGTTACTTATATTCCTTGGAGCAGTAGCCCTTTCAAAAAGAAATAACACAGGAGGAGCTATACTTATAGGAGTAGGTCTGTTTTTTATTGTGCCGAGACTTACCGGAGCAGGAATGTACTGGGCAGCAACATGGTGGCCACTACTGCTTATTGCTGTTGGAGTTATTCTGGTTATCCGTTTTCTAAGACCTGATTCTCCCCTGAGAACAGGATTCAGAGGTCACAATTTTGCGAATGATGTAACCTATAAATCAGATAAAGGATATGTTGATTCAGAGGTATCTTTCGGATCAGTTAACCACATTGTTGTTGATCCTGTTTTTAAAGGAGCCAGAATAAGAAATAACTTTGGAGCAACAATTCTGGATTTGAGAAGAACAACCCTGGAGGAGGCAGATACATTCATTGATATAGACTGCAATTTTGGAGGAGTTGAAATTTTTGTACCTTACGGATGGACTGTTACATCTCAGATAAAAAATTTCCTGGGTGGCACGGACGACAAACGCTTCAGAGCCTCTGAGGCTCCCGGAGACGGGAAGAGACTTATTCTAAGAGGTAATGTATCTTTTGGAGGAGTAGAGGTTAAAGGATAG
- a CDS encoding permease produces the protein MEKNKEFKILLWIVVVFAAIFFMPVGNETFLTAILATLDLAKWYAQEHVILCLLPAFFIAGVISIFVSQGAVLKYFGANAKKWVAYTIASVSGAILAVCSCTILPLFSSIYKRGAGLGPAVAFLYSGPAISILSIILTARILGFEMGVARTIGAVSFSVIIGLAMAFIFRKEERAKREEQMNFPDIPEKRAMSQTAFHFFTLVAILVFANWGRPAADDTSSAWYYIFTYKWYITGGFALMLCYSLIKILKIKWQWVLVAAVATIASVFATNAAISNPVFRPLIPMVVGIISLSVITLFDKGDDDNREWTLSAWSFAKQIIPLLAIGVVTAGFLLGSTHGSTSIAGVVPNEWIEWAVGGNSLLSNLFASVVGAFMYFATLTEVPIIQGLLASGMGKGPALALLLAGPSLSLPNMLVIREVMGTKKTVIFVLLVMAMATVSGMIYGWLF, from the coding sequence ATGGAGAAAAATAAGGAGTTTAAAATCCTTTTATGGATTGTGGTTGTATTTGCAGCTATCTTCTTTATGCCTGTAGGCAATGAGACTTTTTTGACTGCGATACTTGCAACTCTTGACCTTGCAAAATGGTACGCTCAGGAGCATGTAATACTTTGTCTCCTTCCTGCATTTTTTATTGCTGGTGTTATATCAATTTTTGTAAGTCAGGGGGCTGTTTTAAAATACTTTGGTGCGAATGCAAAAAAATGGGTGGCCTATACAATTGCCAGTGTCTCCGGGGCAATTCTGGCGGTCTGCTCCTGTACAATTCTGCCTCTTTTTTCAAGTATATATAAAAGAGGTGCAGGCTTAGGCCCTGCAGTGGCTTTTCTCTATTCGGGTCCGGCCATAAGCATACTTTCGATAATACTTACAGCCAGAATTCTTGGTTTTGAGATGGGTGTAGCGAGAACAATCGGAGCTGTTAGTTTCTCTGTTATTATTGGATTAGCGATGGCATTTATTTTCAGGAAGGAGGAGAGGGCAAAGCGAGAGGAGCAGATGAACTTTCCCGATATCCCTGAAAAAAGAGCGATGAGCCAAACTGCCTTCCATTTTTTCACGCTGGTTGCTATACTTGTCTTTGCTAACTGGGGAAGACCAGCTGCTGATGATACATCAAGTGCCTGGTACTATATATTTACATATAAATGGTATATCACCGGGGGATTCGCCCTTATGCTCTGTTACTCTTTGATTAAAATACTTAAAATTAAATGGCAGTGGGTTTTAGTGGCAGCTGTTGCAACCATAGCATCTGTTTTTGCAACAAATGCCGCAATTAGCAACCCGGTTTTCAGACCTCTTATCCCTATGGTTGTGGGTATTATATCGCTTAGTGTTATCACTCTCTTTGATAAAGGGGATGATGATAATCGTGAGTGGACACTCTCTGCTTGGAGTTTTGCAAAACAGATAATTCCCCTTCTTGCGATAGGTGTTGTAACAGCTGGTTTCCTTCTGGGCTCTACGCACGGAAGCACATCAATAGCAGGTGTTGTTCCAAATGAATGGATCGAATGGGCTGTCGGTGGAAATTCCTTACTTTCAAATCTATTTGCAAGTGTTGTTGGTGCCTTTATGTATTTCGCGACATTAACTGAGGTTCCAATTATCCAGGGCTTACTTGCTTCCGGAATGGGAAAGGGGCCCGCTCTGGCTCTGTTGCTTGCCGGTCCATCTCTCTCTCTTCCCAATATGCTTGTTATAAGAGAGGTAATGGGAACAAAGAAGACCGTGATTTTTGTTCTGCTTGTTATGGCAATGGCTACAGTTTCAGGTATGATCTATGGCTGGCTCTTTTAA
- a CDS encoding thioredoxin family protein produces the protein MEIKILGTGCAKCKTAQAVVEKVVAESGLNATITKVEDIVEIMKYNVMFTPAIVVDEIVKIKGRIPSEKEVKQILGL, from the coding sequence ATGGAAATTAAGATTCTGGGCACAGGTTGTGCTAAATGTAAAACAGCTCAGGCTGTAGTTGAGAAGGTGGTTGCTGAGAGTGGTCTAAATGCAACGATTACCAAGGTAGAGGATATAGTGGAGATAATGAAGTATAATGTAATGTTTACTCCTGCGATTGTGGTGGATGAGATTGTAAAGATTAAAGGCAGGATTCCTTCAGAGAAAGAGGTTAAACAGATTCTTGGTTTATAA
- a CDS encoding LytTR family DNA-binding domain-containing protein, translating into MHPFAETRRETVKGAAFAITGAALLSVLFIRYGKPETTLCAILSSVSYTAIFSGSAYYWWYVQQYLKAPGAKAAVAALVQLASSAAGAITVSALCTEGAQWFYEVLPIAVSLGIIGWISVTLYYKTREFEEMGEEEGSPQQPREAKRNTQENISVKEGNRIHIIRADNIHYIQAYGDYAMLYTDEGKFVKEETMKNLEATLPEHFVRIHRSSIVNTRIVVKTELYGKESYTIHLSSGDTLRASAPGYKLLKQRLSL; encoded by the coding sequence ATGCACCCTTTTGCCGAGACAAGAAGAGAGACTGTTAAAGGGGCTGCTTTCGCAATCACGGGAGCAGCTCTGCTCTCTGTACTCTTCATCAGATACGGAAAGCCGGAAACCACTCTTTGCGCAATACTCTCATCGGTATCATACACGGCAATTTTCTCCGGATCTGCATATTACTGGTGGTATGTACAACAGTATCTCAAGGCTCCGGGAGCAAAAGCAGCTGTGGCAGCTCTTGTTCAGCTGGCCTCATCCGCAGCAGGGGCGATAACAGTATCGGCATTATGCACAGAAGGAGCTCAATGGTTTTACGAGGTACTACCCATTGCTGTATCGCTCGGCATAATTGGATGGATATCGGTAACACTCTACTACAAAACGAGAGAGTTTGAAGAGATGGGTGAAGAAGAGGGCTCCCCCCAGCAACCTCGTGAGGCAAAGAGAAATACTCAGGAGAATATCTCAGTAAAGGAGGGTAACAGGATTCACATCATTCGGGCCGATAATATACACTATATACAGGCATATGGCGACTACGCGATGTTATATACTGATGAGGGAAAGTTTGTAAAGGAGGAGACAATGAAAAACCTGGAGGCCACTCTTCCGGAGCACTTTGTCAGAATCCACCGCTCCTCAATTGTCAATACCAGAATTGTTGTAAAGACAGAACTATACGGAAAGGAGAGCTATACCATTCATCTAAGCAGCGGAGATACACTGAGGGCCAGTGCCCCGGGGTATAAACTTCTTAAACAGAGGCTCTCCTTGTAA
- a CDS encoding pirin family protein, translating into MNRREVAQIVRGQNAVDGAGVHLRRVLGLRNVKDFDPFLMLDGFDSQNPDDYIKGFPWHPHRGIETITYLINGKIEHGDSLGNSGAIRDLECQWMTAGSGIIHQEMPIASERMLGCQIWLNLPAMDKMTYPSYGDITQDQVALVKEEGAEIRIIAGSYGADKGAFSSKYVDVTYLDVKLSPDSIWRYNEASNERTLFIYLLDGTIAADNNLSEFENKACAILFRPSEADSGLKEEVVLKAGRDGARIVLLTGKPLGEPVAWGGPVVMNTKEELQHAFDELDSGTFIKH; encoded by the coding sequence ATGAATAGAAGAGAGGTAGCGCAAATAGTACGCGGGCAAAATGCTGTTGATGGTGCGGGTGTTCATCTGAGAAGAGTTCTCGGCTTAAGAAATGTAAAGGATTTTGACCCTTTCTTAATGCTTGACGGCTTTGATTCGCAAAACCCTGATGATTACATTAAGGGTTTCCCGTGGCATCCTCACAGGGGCATTGAAACAATAACATATCTTATTAACGGGAAAATTGAGCACGGAGATAGTCTTGGTAACAGTGGGGCAATCCGTGACCTTGAGTGCCAGTGGATGACAGCCGGCTCAGGTATTATCCATCAGGAGATGCCCATTGCATCTGAGAGAATGCTTGGTTGTCAGATTTGGCTTAATCTTCCGGCAATGGATAAAATGACTTATCCCTCTTATGGTGACATTACTCAAGATCAGGTAGCTCTGGTTAAAGAGGAGGGGGCAGAAATTAGGATTATCGCAGGCAGTTATGGGGCGGATAAAGGGGCGTTTAGTTCTAAATATGTGGATGTTACCTATCTTGATGTTAAGCTGTCACCAGATAGTATCTGGCGTTACAATGAGGCTTCAAACGAAAGGACGCTTTTTATTTACCTTTTAGATGGGACTATTGCTGCAGATAATAATCTCTCCGAGTTTGAAAACAAGGCTTGCGCAATCCTATTCAGACCATCTGAGGCAGATTCCGGTTTAAAGGAGGAGGTTGTTTTAAAGGCAGGCAGAGACGGGGCCAGGATTGTACTTCTTACCGGTAAGCCTCTTGGAGAGCCTGTTGCCTGGGGAGGTCCGGTTGTTATGAATACTAAAGAGGAACTTCAGCATGCATTTGATGAACTTGATTCCGGTACTTTCATTAAACATTAA
- a CDS encoding helix-turn-helix domain-containing protein has translation MSERKIPIYLECGYSIAMQVLGGKWKICIIEALRDKPLRPSLIFKEVPDATERVINQQLKELLEYKIIDRKIYAEQPPRTEYFLTDLGRSAFPILDALDQWGEENRKFYEELFNAEDED, from the coding sequence ATGTCTGAAAGAAAAATCCCTATATATCTAGAATGTGGTTATAGCATTGCTATGCAGGTGCTTGGCGGAAAGTGGAAAATTTGCATCATAGAAGCACTTCGAGATAAGCCACTACGCCCAAGTCTGATATTCAAGGAGGTGCCTGATGCAACAGAACGTGTAATAAATCAACAACTTAAAGAATTGTTGGAGTATAAGATTATAGATAGAAAAATTTATGCAGAACAACCACCTCGTACTGAGTATTTTCTGACTGATTTAGGTCGTTCCGCATTTCCTATTCTAGACGCATTGGACCAATGGGGCGAGGAAAATAGAAAGTTCTATGAGGAGTTGTTTAATGCTGAAGATGAAGACTAA